One window from the genome of Oncorhynchus kisutch isolate 150728-3 linkage group LG21, Okis_V2, whole genome shotgun sequence encodes:
- the LOC116356140 gene encoding general transcription factor II-I repeat domain-containing protein 2-like — protein sequence MAKRKAENRSFLDKWEAEYLFTYVKDKPVCLVCGVNVAVSKEYNIRRHYETKHHDKYKDLDMTQRSQKVEEMKISLVSQQNMFKKATSQSEAAVKASYIVAAEIAKSARPFNEEEFMKKCMMKVCDLVCPEKKQAFSNVSLSRNTVADRTCDLATNLYDQLMEKGKDFVAFSLAVDESCDASDTAQLSATDGAPAMCGKKSGLVGMVQEKMREENCAGELTVYHCIIHQEALCAKALKMEHVMTTVTQVVNFIRAKGLNHRQFKSFLEECGSEYADVPYHTEVRWLSRGKVLNRCFELREEICQFLETKGKDTAELREQKFLCELAFLCDISSHLDALNLQLQGRGRIITDMYAAVRAFKTKLCLWENQMLQGNPCHFPCCQSIKAQISTAVFPCAQFAEKLSVLAAEFSRRFADFDAQKCKFELLSNPFAVDVENAPTNIQMELIELQCNDTLKSKYEAVGAAQFPRFIPDTMPQLRTQAAQMLSMFGSTYLCEQLFSSMKMTKTTHRRRLTDEHLRSILRISSAQSLSPDIDELASKKRCQVSGLGTSD from the coding sequence ATGGCGAAAAGAAAGGCAGAAAACAGGAGCTTTCTGGACAAGTGGGAGGCAGAATATCTGTTTACATATGTAAAAGACAAacctgtttgtcttgtttgtggaGTCAACGTGGCTGTAAGTAAGGAGTACAACATTAGACGACACTATGAAACGAAACACCATGACAAATACAAGGACCTGGACATGACTCAAAGGagccagaaagtagaggagatgaaaataagtttggtttcacaacagaatatgtttaaaaaagcCACATCACAAAGCGAGGCTGCTGTAAAGGCTAGTTATATAGTGGCAGCAGAGATCGCAAAATCAGCCCGGCCCTTTAATGAGGAAGAGTTCATGAAAAAGTGCATGATGAAGGTTTGTGACCTCGTATGCCCAGAGAAAAAACAAGCATTTTCAAACGTGAGCCTGAGCAGGAACACAGTAGCTGATCGCACATGTGATCTTGCCACCAATCTGTATGACCAGCTGATGGAAAAGGGAAAAGATTTTGTTGCGTTCTCCCTCGCTGTGGATGAGAGCTGCGACGCATCTGATACTGCTCAGCTGTCAGCGACAGATGGTGCACCAGCGATGTGCGGTAAAAAGAGTGGACTGGTGGGCATGGTTCAGGAGAAGATGCGGGAAGAGAACTGTGCAGGTGAGCTAACTGTTTACCACTGCATCATACATCAGGAAGCACTGTGTGCCAAAGCCCTAAAGATGGAACATGTTatgaccacagtaacacaggtagTTAACTTTATAAGAGCCAAAGGTCTAAATCACCGCCAGTTTAAATCTTTTCTGGAGGAGTGTGGTTCGGAATACGCAGACGTGCCGTATCACACAGAGGTTAGATGGCTAAGCAGAGGAAAAGTACTGAACAGATGTTTCGAGCTGCGTGAGGAAATATGTCAATTCctggaaaccaaagggaaggATACAGCAGAGCTCCGGGAGCAAAAGTTCCTGTGTGAGCTGGCCTTTCTCTGTGACATCTCGAGCCATCTCGATGCGCTGAACCTGCAGCTTCAGGGGCGGGGGCGCATCATCACAGACATGTACGCTGCAGTGAGGGCCTTCAAAACTAAACTGTGCCTGTGGGAGAATCAGATGCTGCAAGGAAACCCTTGCCATTTTCCCTGCTGCCAATCCATAAAAGCGCAGATCTCTACCGCCGTGTTCCCATGCGCACAGTTTGCTGAAAAACTCAGTGTTCTCGCCGCTGAGTTTAGCCGGCGATTTGCCGACTTCGATGCCCAGAAATGCAAGTTTGAACTGCTTAGTAATCCCTTCGCAGTTGATGTGGAAAATGCACCAACCAACATCCAAATGGAGCTGATTGAACTCCAGTGCAATGACACGCTGAAGTCAAAGTATGAGGCTGTGGGCGCCGCACAGTTTCCACGGTTCATCCCTGACACAATGCCTCAGCTCCGCACCCAAGCTGCTCAGATGCTCTCCATGTTCGGCAGCACTTATCTATGCGAGCAACTTTTCTCCTCGATGAAGATGACCAAAACAACTCACAGGAGACGTCTGACTGATGAACATCTTCGCTCGATACTGAGGATTTCTTCAGCTCAGAGCTTGAGCCCAGACATTGATGAACTAGCATCCAAGAAGAGATGCCAGGTATCTGGCTTGGGCACATCAGATTAG